The Rhopalosiphum maidis isolate BTI-1 chromosome 2, ASM367621v3, whole genome shotgun sequence genome segment tttcattttgctGTCTAAAAACGTAAGATTATTTGTTGTGTAACGGGTACATGTATTGCaaacaaatcaattaaataattttaaaaatatttattttattttctaatatagataatatagtcAACGATACGAGATTACttacgaaatataatttaaaaatgtcggaTAAAACTGATGAGTATATACGACACAAGCAGGGATTAAACACGAGAAAAATATCGTAGCCCACATTAAGTAGACTCCATACCTTTGATACTTCCACACAAAATAAACAAGTATGATACCGGCGACGAAGAATTGCATGTCACACGCCAAATACCACGATTGAATGATACACTGGAAATTTTTAGGTTTTCAAATAAACTCttgtttaataacaaaaaaacttaCTGGACGATCGGCGTTTACATAGTTATTTATGAATAGAAGATTGCTCCACCAATTATTTTGACAGTAATTTGATTCTTGAATAgctatttttttccataatgGACCATCAGCCAAGTGTAATAAGACAAATGTATGAAACGTGATCATTAAACCATATACAGGCATTAATCTGAAATATGTGTGCAatcgaattataatttacaaatataatagatttgtGAAGAAATATCAACTGTGAGTCTGTGAATAATACGAGTTTaaaggaatattattttaaataaaatgattacacGGCGTGTTTacgagtaggtacctacataacaATGTAcagaaaaactataatttaagattgaaatataattattagacttAAAAttgaactgattttttttttttttactgtagaaAACACATTTATCATTCAAATTGTACgatgaacattaaaatatttggtttacGAAATCTACTCACGTACAagccaattaaataaaaatgtttcttataataatactataattaaacaaatgttaATCCAACTAATTCTTTGTCTCGTTGAAAAGccaacaaatttaattcataaaagtttttaaaactatttgaaaGTAAATATCAGATACccaatcaaaattcaaataataaaaatatttaataagtaatacaaattattgtaatagtcATTATAATGCATCTTAGTCTTACCTTAACCATCTCCATAACAAGAGTAATGgaacatttatgatttttgtgtTGATTAATTCGTCATAAAGAAAATGAAAAGTCAGGAAACCGCTGATTACAAAAAAGAAATCGACAACCAACGATCCATTGCGAATCATGGCATACATTAAATGTAAGGCTATCTAGAAAAATCTGAGTTTCAATAATTcaacaaacatttaaacataagttaattgtatttgtatttaacagttatatgaatatattggtacttatgtatattatataatattataaatatatacctcgTCAAGTGTTTTAGGATTTTGTAGAGGCTGCCCAGTACTATACAGCATTCTTTGTCCAATTATGATCAAAACGCACGCATGAGtctttaaaatgtcaatacaaGATAGATTTTCGGTTTTATTGCTGGCCAAAAATAAACGCTTTATATTAGCCGGGAATGAGAATACCatgaaaaatgattctaaaaatattatttaaatcatctatgctaaaatattgtattttatatatcataagtaTAGATCTATACACAttaatcatcattatttttttttaatttgaaattatgttaCTCACTGTAATCATATTGATTTTCTTCCTCTTTGTATATGTCACATAATGATCCGACGAtcgtcaataatataataattaaaaggattcccctatcaaataaataaaaaatattaaatagatttactattcaaatattattatcaactacaaattattttataactttatcatatatgaattatttaatttgtgtattaatatttcgaagagttaaaaactgaattcaatatcaatataatattttgattaatattattatttataaatttttgtacGAGTAACCTatcgtaaaataattgatttgaatTAACTTTATACTGTTTGAggatattaagtaaatattgaatactgatattttttaattttgtatatgtaattaaaaaaatagcattcaacgagaaaattaaattaaaattcttacaGTTTGGTATtttgaaacataaattaaattttgaatttaaaatattttatgttttaccaaaatattcgATATCCCAAACGCTTTGGTGGTTGAAGTTCTTGTTGAGTTGTACAATGAATTGAATTCACAGTTACAGTGGTTATAAGTTGGTGCTTATGAAATgcagaaattattttaggtgATAATGTTGTTTGTATATCTGAATGTGAACACGACGAAGGTATACACAGTGCTGTATTGATTTCGTTGCGTTGTATTTTCATCAAACCGGAatcattctaaataaaatattataaacgtaataactaataatttaactaggtaatgaaaaaataatgttattaattgttaagagTCATCTTACACTATTCAAAAATAGTCAATAACAaacttaatgattaaattaaagatatcatgcaatatgcatattaattcataaaaaagtcattgttatagttataagtacaataatttcgatttttaaaatcattttcatcatattttaattgcaaAGTTATATGTGtagtaattgaaaatatatgtgtacaatgttatatagttattataattatcatcgtACTAATTACGTATAttcaaaaacagttttttcaatttttaatacaactttTAGAGTAGATAcagtgttatttttatgagaaataataacagtaatattgttatagccATCTATaaatttccataaaatatataattagcacatattaattgaatatcaatccatcaataaacaaattacgtaagaaattataaataatataaaaattgtttgttattcagtagatattatatacctaatataaaaattatattttactataatttattgagtttgattagatattatataatatcattcattTTAAACTTCAAGAATATTGttgattgaataaaatattaaaattagatcgATACATAAATAACTAACCTTTGTAGATTCCCACACAGAGCCTGTTGGATTTAGATTAAATGGTGTTATGTTGAAATAATGTggatataattttgtagtaggtaaaaaacgaatgcttataatacaatattgaggACTTAAATCCAAACCAGTAGTATCAGTTTTTAAGCATTCATCAAAATTTCCAAAGTCATAAGATCTCCCAGCTAAGATCCCCGTAGGAAATTTAGATGATGCGTCAtacactgaaaaaaaatacttatttttaaataatatatgaaataaaacaaacgataaataagtttgaatgaataaaaaacgatttaacaatggtgaaattaaaatatacctagttcttattaattatcgcAGAATCTTAAGGGGATTgcccaaataaatattttgtcaaacaGGCAACCGAATCATACTTTAGGCGCAAAGTCTTTATTATAACGtagatactatataaaaaaacaattaacatagatacataatattttcatctttTGTTGAATGTATGTCTTATACCAGTTATACctcaacataattttatacaagtcaatacattcatttgaATACCAATAATTCATTACTTGATTACAAATATgttgcaataaaaattaaaaattatttcgctATTTTAATGTAGTTATACTTAGAGTAACATACAACTTCACGTTATCTAATAACCTTTGCAACTGTGTAAACAACTTTTGATTCGTAATACTGTGAATACTGAAGATATCttgccataataatatagtgaatatatagaatgtataatattattttcaccgTCTCgatcaatgaaaataatataatattgaatatactaTGTTACatttcatttcaatatttaaattatctttccTCCctccatttaatatattacccaattataatataatttattcaaacgcTTTATTCAAGTACCTAGTGATTAGGAcaacatacaaattattgatCCAAACTTAATTTgctagaattataatattttaattttgcattaataaataacatatatatatattttatataggtgaGACTCTGCGTGCTTAGACTCATAACTATCTACATAgtgtaatgaataatgaacgCACGAACTCATTATTGAAgagtattaataatcatacttCATACAAcgtttaatatatgtaaagaAAAGAATAGGTgcttataaaatgcatattctttaaaaaaaaaatctaattattctTCTTTAGtttcttgatattttatttttatttataaaatgtatattattcgtatagcacggaatgtataaaattataatagaatttatGTAAGCTTACTTTGAGTGGCCCACAGTTTAAGGTCTCTCAATCCATCTCGATACTCTAGTCCATGACGTTTGCAAACTATCCCTCCGTCAGGAATGTATTCATCCAAAGTATCGGACAAAATTTTTGTAACCCATAGCTGTGActgaaaatttgatttactGGAAACGATCAACACAgacatcataaaaaatattaacaacataatattattgtccgtCATTTTGTATCGCACACACGATGTCCATACGGTAAGTACTTATACTGGACTCATCAATAACTGCATTTAGtacaaaacaatacaattgcataatatagtCAAGGAAAACGGCATTGCACACAATCAAGTTTAACGGaattttccaataaaaatGCCCTCACTATTTCATGATGTTTTTTGCAGTTAAAGCTTAAcggtttactattattatgtatcatgaCATAACTTTTCAAtcgacttttaattttaatacacattGTTGAATATTGTtccttgtattatattttaaaaaaacaaatggatTACGGAAGACACGTTGAGAAAATAGCTTttgtctatactctataacttagtttgttaatttaaatttaaaataattgtatcgaAGTAAGTGTATTAGATTAATACGTACAgacttgtaaattataacattactatttttaagggTATCGGGTatgaatgtatgatagttacatattttttattgtaaatggtTCAGGTTATATAACtactaaataaatcatttaagtttagtatttttgatttttattaatatgtcagGTAACTTATTCCAacgtcattatttattttattcttgtttAAGTTTTCTTcactaaacaaaacaaaaatattataataaatctaaaaataaatattttataagacataATGTTGCACATTCTAACCAGTTTTTTCACagtcataagtcataactaGAGAGTATAAGATAAAGTTCCGGTTATATGGCAATGAACAGAATAAATTCAGTGCACGTAATTGAAAAAAGCAagcattcaaaattataaaatataattttttagtttttaaatcatgtaaacaaataaattcacGTCACTTCATAgacgattataaatttataatatacacaatacaattaCTAATACAAATGTAGACATGTAGTAAATATTGCATTATGGTTACTAATagaacgatattattatcatcaactAAATTAgtctattattgaaatatatttttaaatattgttattattataaactacttcataacatattcattaaaattacacCAGAATCACATAAATCACATCAAATTAAACACCCAGCTAAGTTCCTCCAATGAGAAGATTATTTACTCTGGGaaacacttatttttattattttcttcattATACATCACATTCACTTATTGCTCTGATCAGTGCTTATATTGAGAGGGACGTGGGGGCCCAAAATccctgttaaaaaaatatatttaccccTTCTATAGTTATATCTTAATCAAAAAGACATTTAAATGTCACTTTTGCATcccttttagtttttttccaaTTCAAGAACTGGTTCTGAAATATCTATAAACgatgatgaaataaaaaaatttaaataaaaaaaaagtttaaactcaaataattcttttaacaTAGAAGAATTactgaaatgtataaattaataatttaactataggcacgtataagtaattaataataagtcaatGAACTTAAtacgaaattatataaattattgggctaataaataacaaatagccAGCGGTGATTGTttgaatcattattataatcaatatggaTGCAACAAAACCAGTTTGCAATATAGGCCCTCTAACATACTAAAATGTActctaatatttacaaatagtcTTAAGGATACAACCAAATATAACTCAAATACATTACTTTAGGTTgagttatttttcataaattaaaacttacataaacttatggttaataaaataatattgttaagcattattacatttaatgaataatacatacctacctatctccgtgtaaactttattaatgtatgtagcatatacactaaaattaattgagaatataATCTACTTGGCGATTTATTTTTcacgaatattaaataaatcaaaaagatataagacataatacattttgtatcataacatataggtataacgtatcataatattatatattatgtaatttctaattataagaaaattatactaatcaaatattttaaacacacgtttttcttatattagaatgttattaaaattgtaaaacatatgttataatataaatgatttaatattttattacaaataaaatgatgcACTCATCAAACTtcataatacgtattaaattataaaataaacataataacaaacGCATATAAGtactctaaaataataaaattgaacgaAGGACTACTGTAATTGTAACGTTTTAGCtacataagttataactaataacaataaattaaatcaaaatttatattattattcatttaaaattatttattatttaattatagtttactgAAGACagatgtgtaatatttaatatttcatttgctCGTAAGTCGTAGGAAGACGATTGCATTCAAAAAACTAGTcattgcaaaatatatttgaatgaatttatacatgtacatTTACTCAtgttatgtaggtacttattcagtacttaataataactgaCCATATGCAATGAAGGATAAATAGTAAGCgataatttatactaactagtaataattattgttttttaataatatttacttgaaaattaaaaaactcatCACATAactgatattattgtatagaattatttgaattcgtcgtaaaattaattacctaaaATAACTGGAACCCAAATGCTTTTGTACATCACGTAATGATACAATATCAGAACGATgtgaaaaattagtttttataaattgaaataatcttttttaatactttatctaTTACAGAGGAATGACAATGTGCCGTATAAATTTGATGAAACAtctaattagtataaaaataatttaactaatacttaatagattaagtttattactataattattgacaAGCTTTTTAGTGTTAATAGtgatatattagttaaattaaattgttccaACGATTCAGCTCATTCCCAAATTTTGAGAACAAATGGTGAAAATCTTAATAGATAGTCTGTGCATTtgtcaaattttgtttttatctctATATGCAGAACGATTCGCAAATTTACTTATTCCCTTACCCCCtccatttttacatttaataaaaatttaaagtattgacatttttatttattggttcttatatttatccatgtataatttacaacataaATAGGGCGTTTatcggttaaaaaaaaaatttaaaccatcACATAACCTTTCTTAAACGGTAAAAattcgtattatttaaaaacatagacttttagtatttttgtacAATCCAAAActaggaataaaaaaaaatacattataaggGGGGTGAGCATACTTGGTTAATCACTCTGTGTACAACCTAAGACGGAGAACATGACGTACATCATTTTACGATACCGCAGATTTATTTCGACAGTATACTACGTCGTGGACTAATAGTTGAGTTATTAATCATATAGCTAAtgtattttaagattatataagtatataggtactaaggTAACCAATAATTAATGCTGCCCAAGTTAAATGGTAATTTAAACCGATGCAAATAAGATATTCAGAGCGccttgtaaaaattaaatgcataaacATTCCGATCGAAATGATGAACGGGCGcgtaccatataatattatagtctccTTGGGAGCCACAACCAGGCAAACTGTATCAAGTATCCCTATCGTGTACTTGACACGGTTAtagttaaagatatttttattgtttacgcTATCCTTCATACGTTTACTTCTGAAAGGTCATAACTATTGAAAGACTACGTTGCACTATTGatattaaagttatacatattatgtagtcataataataatatgcatattaccTATGTGCCATGAGCTGAaagatattgtacataatatcaggtaatcaaataatattaaatcaacgtCAATCGCACCAGTTTTACTTGAATTTATACCCacagtcataaaatattaaaatgcaaaccagtaatatagatatacaggCCATGATGTATgtaaagatataaatatataataacataacactataactaagataaaaatatttcctaatattatcatttcctactttacaatttgttacttacataatattttaatatggaaCATTTCATCAGATGGAAGGGGAAATATGACAAACTAGACAAACTTACCTTTATTGTCGCGtgtgtattacaataaaatattgcttgtatttaaaaaactcttaattaaactaaaaatatcaacaacaatttattacaaaaacgtttttttattaggACAAGCTTATTCTGGTCGTTAACTATTGTGAACAAAATGTTGTGACACGTTCGCAATTAATAATGACGCTGAAGAGTGGAATCGTGATCCAGTTGCACACGTTAACgacaaatagtttaaaagttaaataataataaaaaaaaataaatatatgttttttttcgattatgacaatggtttattttataattcgaaCGTACTTTTACCAAACATAATAGAAGGTACATAAAAGGACAACGCGTGATTTAAATTAcagttcatattaataataaaagataggtaataaactaacaaaacatcaataaattattttttttaatctctttacaaaataatttaacgtttagaaaatatttaagtgaatttcaaaataaatatcattaggtAAAtggatactatttaaaaattctaatgatTTCATAGATGAGATATAGTGGTTCACGAACACGTTTGTGGTTGAAATCACACATAGGACTggtgtattcatttttagaaaCAAATTAGGAAAACGAATCCAAGCTCTTcaacaattcattttaaattaaaacaattactcCATTTATGTTCATTTACACAATATCATCtcgaaaaataaagaaaagttcaaaaaacgtatttatacataatacattaatactatctgtattatgtatttatgtataataccagttgtatgtaatattcaatttataaaaatgaggaCTAAAacttattgattttgttttacacgaatgttttaaatggaataaaataacacatagcaatattattagatagacTTTAAGAAAATAACAGTGTAAAGAAGATATaggttttatattgtttttatgtaaaaaaaaataatgttagttgtatattaaacaTCAAAGCATTATACACGTAGAGTTAATAAACATACGTCACGTcttggttattattaattgtaaataaaaataataactcgattaatttttttttaattaacccgatgaatattcatttttattcatttcattttAGATCTTCATTTATAACgtctattttaatcaataacacCTTTaagaattatgtaaatttaaaaaaaatttagttatgaccttaaaaaatatttatttattaactatttgacGGTATGACGAGAATTCATTCATCAGTCAAGGTAATTTCAATTCGATCagtatctttaataataagacCACATAATGAACTTGCATAAACaaatcaatgtatttattatcataatatagtccagtacattttaaacttgtttaaaataggtatgcataattatatcattatctaTAAGCGAAAAATCAATCTCTGATAGCCGATAGCAAATGGTACTGCAGtcattgaacaaaatatttttggtaagtacatacattaaatttaactagctatttacattatattatgatagtcaCGAAAAGGATtcagaatacatttattttgacttTGTAAGCATGACAGGATATCCATACCATGTACACTGTACAGATATTAAACTATgcaattataaacttataggagcatacataaaaatacgatatatcataaataatgatttattactgttattattagtcaaatatgtatttaacagcttacattttaaaattttaaactgatattttaactatttatatgcTAATATTGGACCTTTTGTGATATAAAATCCATGATACTAGCCATACATACTCATCATAACTcgctttaaaattcaaataccaTAAAAAACCCGACgagagaacacagataatgttcttatttttaagattgacAATAGATCATTTCACTCAGATATTTAagctaaatacataaaattaaaacttctgAATGTATATTTTGGTATGGTAAGACgaagacaacacatgcaggtACGACGTagataaaaacgttaaatagttaattattttttctatatgattgaatatttgaataaaaataaatctccaCTGCATGCAGATATATCGGGCACGAATAgggttttaaagtttattaaaatatttattttctatgtaaaagagcatgttttataaattacgatgaaaaagtttgaaaatgtataaatcaattaattaatatacattcataCTGAGATGTCTTACTATATattcttgtattatattttacattgattaatatacctatattaatagcTAAAATTTGTAGatgaatctaaaatatgtttattatacaatacaagtCACTAcgattatttcttataaatacttttcccggaaaataattcaatggttatattttatggcaTTAATAGACCTAACCGTCGTAGGTCGTCTCGACTAATACATCCACAGAAATATTCtacaaatagatttattttattcgaagaacatttttaaagttaattattaatttaatttaatttttattaaaaatcagaattaactatttaattattacttttctttatagtatattatttgtaatttaataaaatatttattttatttgtacaaataaaaattttgaatagaaaaaaaatataaatgcatatttttaaaacatttttgtacttttttaagCGCATGagtaaatgcatatttaatactttttaagagTATTAAGTGCCGATTCCTAGCTGATGAAGTGATAaccgataatataatacaattattaccaatatggcaataaaccatattttaagCAGTTGAAcagttaacaaatttaatttataataataattaacatattatagtaatttgtaAACCTTGGTTGATAACCGATAGCattcattatcaatattttcagtgtaatcaattaattatttctaatcatCTATAACCAAATACctttaaaagaagaaaaaatatctttcaatatttcaaattcaaaaccCTAAACATGAATCTACAGGTGTGAGGTGGTTCATGACTACATGATAACCCTCTCCGTAATATCGCACAAATGTACAGAGTGGCTCCAGGCCCCCAGCTTTAAAACATAcatgttaattaattcaacttaTGTATTTCTAGATAATTACACAAAAgttgcttatttttttaaataaaataaaataattacaattttactcAAAATTTGATTGTAATTGGGATATATAAGCTATTTTTAtccaaatataattgaaacattatctattattttctaaatattttatacaaaattcaattaattttgtaatatgatAATGCCTAAagtcgtatttttttatgctacatgaataaaacatactattatataatatgcatcttctacaatcatttttatttaaaaaatccataacATTTCTGGTCTTGTTTTAACGTAATCTTCGGAAACACTAACAattgcaaataaaatacagtttttaatatttcaaatgtatttttttcctatacCTCTTGCGTGTacctctaaaaaatataatattatctcgaCTTTATCTCGTTTTCAGGCCTGTGCGACATGAGAGCATTGGATTTGCATATACAGAACGCCGCGCCGCTGGTGGGCTAACGATGATAGCAGGACAGTAGCGACATAGTGTAGTATGATATTGAAGTAAAAGAAGACTATTCACGTGCacgcattgtatattattaacggGTCATCCTCTTATGGTAAAAacgaattaatcaattatgtaTTCGGTGTAATGTGAAACACAAATTTTAACGGTGAAATGTAGGTAAGATTGTGATTGACGACGactacggcggcggcggtggcggcggctaTGAAGACGACGTCGACTGAACACTGTCAACCCGTAGTGGTTCTGAATCCTGTCGACCTTGCATCGTCCAAATTcataagtacaaaataataatgatattaaccaTAACacgtacataacataatacggGCATGTATCAacagcaatattatatattatatattttcgtattgCATGCAAACGCCGGCAGTGCGCACCTGGGCCGCCCAGTCTGAACGCTACATTATCCTACAAATCACTTTCACCTCTCGCGATATTGGACCAAGAGCTTTGGCACAGTTAGTGCACGCCACTTGTCGCCACCGCCCGGCATATCAGCGGAGATCGTATTAAACACAATACGCATCCGAACAGtgatatatgcatattttttttacacgtaagtattaaaaaaaatgatatctattatgttttgttatattatctaaCTAGCTCTTAAttagttgttatattaattatgcatcatattcgtaaaattataagtcataaaaaaacaacaaaatatgtatatccgtataatatatataatacatttttaataagaataataaaacctatattatactttgctAATAAGTATATCGCGAATCGTAATCGACACTCGTCTAAacgtatctatttttttttttttttagaaaagatTCGAGTGTAAAAATGGCTTAATATtcgaaaacttttaatttattttaacaaaaaaaagtaaattttcaatatttaaaaatatatttatattcattatgcaCCTATGATGATCATTTCCAAACTTTATTcaactaaataaaactaataaaaagatTTGAATTCCACGTTGTATctttgttataatacatttttactgttaataaaatttcaataatctctaagctaaaaatagtataaaaaaaaacaaaattttttgtataaaattctaatttcttAATCATCTACGACAGGATTTCTTTTTATCGccaatttaactaaatagttaaaacagtatattttattgtactac includes the following:
- the LOC113553835 gene encoding LOW QUALITY PROTEIN: nose resistant to fluoxetine protein 6-like (The sequence of the model RefSeq protein was modified relative to this genomic sequence to represent the inferred CDS: inserted 1 base in 1 codon) produces the protein MTDNNIMLLIFFMMSVLIVSSKSNFQSQLWVTKILSDTLDEYIPDGGIVCKRHGLEYRDGLRDLKLWATQMYDASSKFPTGILAGRSYDFGNFDECLKTDTTGLDLSPQYCIISIRFLPTTKLYPHYFNITPFNLNPTGSVWESTKNDSGLMKIQRNEINTALCIPSSCSHSDIQTTLSPKIISAFHKHQLITTVTVNSIHCTTQQELQPPKRLGYRIFWGILLIIILLTIVGSLCDIYKEEENQYDYKSFFMVFSFPANIKRLFLASNKTENLSCIDILKTHACVLIIIGQRMLYSTGQPLQNPKTLDEIALHLMYAMIRNGSLVVDFFFVISGFLTFHFLYDELINTKIINVPLLLLWRWLRLMPVYGLMITFHTFVLLHLADGPLWKKIAIQESNYCQNNWWSNLLFINNYVNADRPCIIQSWYLACDMQFFVAGIILVYFVWKYQRYGVYLMWATIFFSCLIPACVVYTHQFYPTFLNYISILNYLPAHKSYTMLYVPSHTRSTPYFVGIFAAYVYRYLKLDKPKFRFPYSKTLIAILIIIYPLFLMTIQVFYVQEYNLWLSVIYTXMYRMVFAAIVSIFIIICAINGFFKGLWLRIFIPLSKLTYGAYLGGLSMQLLQVASMKSPTYFNDSLLLWLAIGDTVFGFIFAFLLYTLIESPFDILLKKLIIIISPKIIFNSKKLTDSTVPRKITLRTLRSR